The Pelosinus sp. IPA-1 genomic interval TTGTATTAATCTTTCTAATATGGGATTGGATCTTGATCTACAGCCACAAACGGTTACAAAAGGTGCTGCTTTTAAGGGGAAATCCAATTATGCAATAGTGATCGAGACTGGTTTTGGCAGAATGGATTTAGTCGTGGTTGGGGCGTAATTAGTAAGAATACTGCACTTACAATAAGATGAAAATGCAGCTAATCCACAAGAAGGTTAGCTGCATTTCTGTTCTAATTGTGCTTTATTATTTAGCGTTTTCATTTGGATCAAATTGATTAACAAAATCAATAAAGGCCTTACAGGCTAGTGGCAGGATTTTATCAGGTTTCCAAATGAGCCCCATATCTAAAAAGAGGTGAGGGTGAAGGGGGATTTTGGTTACATGATTTACTACCTTAATTGAATTTTTCGGTAAAAAGGAAATCCCTACTCCTTTGGCAACTAGGGCTTTTATAGTTTGGAACTGGTTGGTGGATAAGGCTACTTGAGGTGTTATATTGTGTTTAGCATATTCCTTCAAAATGATGCTCCGTAGTACAAACCCCTCATTATAAAGGATGATAGGTTCATTTTTTAATTGTTCAAAGGTTAAAAAGGGCTCCTGGCTAAGAGGGTGGTCTGTGGGGAGGCAAACTACAATTTCCTGGGAGGTAATTAGGTGTGAATCCAGGTCTGTTAAAGTTGGTGGTAAAATGACTAGGCCAACATGCACTTCTTCACGCTTAACTAGATCAACAGCTGTGGAGGAACCATCCTCAATAACAGCCATGTCAAGGGAAGGATAATTCTTTTTGAAAGCCGCAAATAACTCAGGGAAAACATAAGCCCCTAACAAAGGCGGGACAGCAATTCGGAAGGTCCCTCTAGTTAAGTTTTTATATTCTGTCATCGTGTTTTGCGCAGCAATTATTCTGGCAAGAATGTCTTTCGCTAAGTCAAGAAACACGGCACCTTCTTCTGTAAGAAGAACTTTTTTTTGGGTTCGATTGAGTAGTTGAAAACCTAACTCTTCCTCTAATCTATGGATAGATTTGGAAATGGCGGGTTGGGATACGTGTAGTCTATTGGCAGCAATTGTGAAATTTTGTAATTCAGATACAGTAACGAAATATTCTAATTCTCTTATATCCATGTCTTTATCCACTCCATATGATAGCTTATAGTTATTATAGCATGGCTATACATAAATAAACTATTAAAGCATTAGAAATATGGGATTTATTTTATAAACTATAATGATTTTTGAAATGTACCTTTAGCCGTTATTTTTTACCCAATAACTTATAGTTATCATACCATGATTATTCGATATTTTCCTTATCCAGAAGATAGATCTATACTAAAGGTACAGAAAAGCTCATCGGAGTTATAATATAAGACATGGGTAAGGAGAAAAATTATTATGGGAAAAGAAGTAGCATATAATGAAATTGAGTCAACATTAGAAGGGCGTTATGCCTTAAATACCACTTCCGAAAATGTAGGTGTTTTATTGAGTGGTTCCCAGAAGATAGTACGTTATCAGGACAAAGAAAAAAATATATTTTATGGTGTGGTCGAGGGAGATACAATCTTTCAGCTTGTCAGTAATTTTGCCGAAATTGCGTCTGGTATAGTTACCTATGATGGTACAGAGGTTTTACTTTCTGATGTGACTATTTTAATTCCGGTAGAACCATCAAAGGTTGTAAATTTTGGTTGGACCTATGCTGGACATGCAAAAGAAACTGGTGGTACAGCCAATTTAAAAGAGCCTTTCCTGTTCTTGAAACCCCAATCAGCACTCATTGCTGATCAAGAAACTATCTGTTTGCCACCACTTGATATGACGAATAGAGTAGAACTTGAAGGTGAATTGGCAGTAGTCATCGGTAAAAGTGGTAAAAATATTAAAGAAGAAGATGCACTAAGCTATGTTTTTGGTTATACCGTATTTAATGATGTTACTGCTCGAGATCTTACAAAGACAGATCCACAGTTTACAAGAGGCAAAGGTTTTGATACCTTTGGTCCGATCGGACCATGCGTGGTAACAGCTATCGACCCTACCAATTTGCGGATTGTTACAACCTTAAATGGAAAAGTCGTGCAGGATGGAAATACAAATCAAATGTCCTTAAGTATACCCTTTTTAATTAGCTGGATTTCAAAGGTTATGACCCTGGAACCAGGTGATGTGTTAGCTCTCGGTTCACCTTCTGGAAGTTGCCCAATGAAGTCAGGGGATGTGGTAACAGTAGAGGTTGAGAAGATTGGCAAACTAACTAATTATGTAAAATAAAAGATTCATTAATGATCAAAACACAGGCTTTTTGCCTGTGTTTTTTATTGCTTTATTCATGGGTAGTGATTAGATGTTTTGTAGTTGAGCAGTAATGGTAGGATTCGTAGATGTGGCAGTAGTAATAGTTGTAGCAGTATTTTGAGTAACAGGTACAAGCGGTGGGAGATTGGCTAAAAATTCTTTTGCAATTTCTTGAATATCCTGGGGGAGTCCTATATTGGGAAAGTTATTTAATGTATAAGCTTGAATGGCTTTTAAAACATCAGGTGTAATTACGATGGTAGGTATAGGGGTTACTGTAGTATCAATTGGAGTGGAAACTGGAATGGTTGGAGTAGTAGGAGTTGTTGGTGTTACTGTATTAGAAACAACAACATGCATAGCATTGGTTATATTCATTAAGACGGGGAGATTTGAAAAAATAAAAGTTTCTAGGGTATTCCGGAAATCTACTTTCAAAGCCAAATTAACACATCCTTTTGACAATGTAATCAGCTTATTATAAAAAAAACAGGTGCCACTGCGATTACTATTATCTTACTATGCTCAAGCATTTTTAATTGGAACTAGGACTCTTAAAAAAATATTTAGCGTAGAGCAGTGTTGCTCGTTTTATTAGTTCATTTGCAGGGTTTGTTTAATCGACTATTTGTGATACTAAAAATTCTAGCCCCTGTCTTATGATAGGGGCTAGAATTAGTAAAAAGTATGGCCCTATTTCATTTCTGCCGAGGAAAAGTCAAATACTATTAAAACAATAATTGTAATTAATAAGCAAATTATCCATGCTCGCAATGGACTTTCATAATGCAGCCTGATAATTGGAAACATGGCAAAATCCAGAATAGAGGAACAGAACCATGACCAGTTATTTTTATAAGACATACCACCTATTACATTGTCGATCAATTCTAGGCTGCTAAAGAGTAAAATCCATAAGGCGATATAACCATTGGATCTACCTTTACGATTAAAAGGAAAATTTGATAGATAGATAAATGTTGCCGATGGTAATATAACATAACTATTGATCAATTCGACTGTTGTTTGTGTTTTTACAAGAGCATCTGGCTGATAATTCCAAAGTATATGATGGTATGTTAAAAAGCTAGCACCTAGGTTGATAACCATAATAAATAAGACTGTTGAATAATAATTTTCTCGGTTTTTCCAATCACCCCACTTCCATACGGCTAAGAGAAACCCAAAAACAAGAAAAATCCTAAAAAATAAAATATACCACATTTAGATTCCTTCCTTAATAGATTGTTAGATTTCTAGGCTACCTATAAAACTTACCCTATTCTAATTCTATTTTTATAATCAACTTCTTATACCCTTAAGGTAATAAAGTTATTTTTCTTTTGGATAAAAAAATAGACAAATTTAGTATGGTATAAATAGTAAAAACTAATACTATAGTGGTAACATGTAATCTACATTCTATACGAGTCGGGAGGAACAGGAATGAAAAAATATGTTTGTATCATTTGTGGGTATGTTCATGAAGGGGAAGAACCACCTGACAAATGTCCAGTTTGTAAAGCAAATAAAGATCAATTCAAGGAAATGACCGGAGATTTAGCTTGGGCAGATGAACACAGAATCGGGATTGCACGAAATATCCCTCCTGAACTGATGGATGGCCTGCGGGCTAACTTTCTTGGAGAATGCACGGAAGTTGGCATGTATTTGGCTATGTCCCGTCAAGCAGACCGCCAAGGATATCCTGAAGTAGCAGAAGCATATAAAAGAATTGCTTATGAGGAAGCTGAGCATGCTGCTAAGTTTGCTGAACTTTTAGGTGAGGTAGTCGTAGCGGATACAAAAGCGAATTTAAGTGCAAGAGTGGAAGCTGAATATGGAGCTTGTGAAGGCAAAAAGAAGCTAGCCGTATTGGCCAAAGAAAAGAATCTTGATGCGATCCATGATACAGTACATGAGATGTGTAAAGATGAAGCTAGACATGGGTGTGCTTTTAAGGGCTTACTCGATAGATACTTTAAATAAAGGAGATATTGATATGGTAAAAATTAGCTGTGAAGTAACAAATTGTTCTCATAATAAAACAGGCGTCTGTTACGCCAACTGTGTTGATATCGTTGGTAGTTCTGCGTTGAAAGACTACGACACCTGTTGTGGTTCCTTTTTAAATAAACTTCATTATGCAGAATTAACAAATAATACATTGAGTTCAGGCTCTTGTGATTGCTTGAAATGTACTGTTGAGAATTGTAGTTTTAATAGTAATCATTTATGTACTTTAGGTAACATAAAGGTTAGTGGCGATCATGCTGAATATCACACCCAAACAGAGTGTGATAGCTTTAAACTGACAAAATAGATGATTCTCCTTACCCTGAAAGAGTATCCTTAAACAATAAAAATCCTGCCAGATTTCTGATGAGAATTCCGGCAGGATTTTTTATTGAGATAAGATAAGAAAGTGTTCTAAATTTTATAATTAAGGATTTGGCATCATAGGGCAACGTGGACCATCTGGATTCGGAACATGGGGAGGACGCAGTGCTTCAGCAACCGCTTTAGCTTGTTCTTCTGAAAGTTCAGCGGCTGTCTTTATGTCGTTGATAGAATCAGGGTGATTTTTGAACTTTTCTTTAAGGTAGGTATCTCGGTCTTCGGGGCTCATATCTTTCATTTTTTCCAGGTCAGCCCTTCGCTCAGTGTCTTTTTCTCTAAAGAAAATTTTAAGCTTGTTTACTTGGTCTTGCGTAATCGTACCATCAGTGGCTAGTTTATCTAGAGCCTTGTTTATGTGTTGTTGCCTATCTTCGGGATGGGGGCGATCTTCTTGCATCATACCTGGGCCTGGCATAGGACCCTGTTCCCCGCTATGGGCTAGGGCCAATGCCCCAAAAGATAGTGTAAGGCATCCCATAATTAATCCGCTAACGACTTTTTTTGCTACTTGTTGTTTCATTTCATTCTCCCCTTTTGGTAATCTTCTTTGATTCTTATTATGAGGGAGAAATGTTACAATTTTATTACATGAAATTGTAATTTTTCTATATATTTTTCGCTTTAGTAAGATCGAACCAAAACTCGACTCCATCTGGGCGATTTTCCACACCATAGTCATTGCCATGTTGTTCTTGAATGGCCCGCACGATAGATAGACCTAAGCCATATCTGCCGTGTTCTCTAGTCCGGGCTTTGTCTACTTTATAGAAGCTTGTCCAGATTTTTTCTAAGCTTTCCTCTGGTATTGGTTGCCCCGAATTATAAACAAAGATCCTATAACCGTTTTCAGTGCCTTTTACAACTATTTTGATAACTTTCTGGTTTGTTGTGTGGTCAATGGCATTAGTAAACAGGTTTAAGAAAACTTGTTCAATACGTAATTCATCACCGTTTACCAAGTAGTTATTCTCTAGATTGATCTCCAGTGTAATTTCTTTTTCTGTTAAAATAGTAAGGTATTTTTGGACCATGTCTTGTAATAATAGAGAAAGGTTGAAATCAGTTTTAGTAAGCTTAAAAAAACCAGATTCAATTTGTGATAGATTCAGCAAATCTTTTACTAAGGCATCCATTCTTTCGGCCTCATCCATAATAACAGAACAATAATAGTTTTTACTAGCTTCATCTTGTGCGATATTTTCCTTCAATCCTTCGGCATATCCGAGAATGAGGGAGAGGGGGGTTTTTAGTTCATGAGATACATTGGAAACAAAATTTTTACGCATCGTATCCAGCTTTCTTTCTTTTTCAACATCTGCTAGCAGTTGTTGATTTTTTTTACTGAGTTCTGATATAGCGGTATCCAGTTGGTTAGATAAGTGATTAATATTTTTACCAAGTTCACCAATTTCGTCAGTACGATTGATGGTGCATTTCTGTGAGAAGTCAAGCTGGGACATGCTTTGTGCGATGCGATTAAGTTCTAGTATAGGGTGGGTAAAACGCTTGGCAAAGAAAAAAGCCCATATACAGCCTGCTAGTATGGATAATATGCCTGTAAATATAATAAACTGGGCAGCTACAGCAACGCTTTCTGATACCAAGGAAAGGGGCTGCTTTATGAGTAATAAATCTTCTTTGAGCATTTGGCGTCTGATCACCAGAAAATCGATTTTTAAGTCTGGATCTTGTTCAATTTCCAGTATCGTTCGGTTGTCGATAACTTCTCGATCTTTAATGAGAGGGGGTGGCTGGTGAGGAAAACGAGGGGGGGCTTTATCTGGGTTAGGGGGATCGGAAAAGTGCTTATGAAGCTCTTGATTTATGATAGGACCAAAGGAGCTATATTTGATATAGCCTTCCTTTGTAAAGATAAGAATTCCTGCACCAAGTGTATTGCTGACCCTTTCGAGTTCAAAGGATATTTCTTGGGGATTGCCTTGGTATAGATTATCTAAGTCCGTACTATTTGTTATCAGAACATCTTTCTTTTGCCAAAGATAAAATTTTTCTAAACCTATACGGGTTAAGCCTAACGACATGAGTACGAAAAACAATATAAGACCACTTAAGATGATAAAGAGTTTTTTACGAATGGATAAAGTCATTTTTCAACCTCAAATCGGTATCCGTAACCTCTTATGGTCTGCACAAGAGTGCTTTTCTCTCCTAATTTTGTTCTAAGTCTGTTAATGTGAGTATCTACAGTGCGTAGGTCACCAAAATAATCATAGCTCCATACCTGATTTAAAATTTGCTGGCGACTTAAGGCCTTGCCGCTGTTTTCTGTTAAATAGGCTATCAGGTCATATTCTTTTGGACTTAGATCTAAAGATTGATCATCAATGGATACTTGGCGAGCCGTTGTATTGATTTGCAATCCGTTATACTCAGTGGCTTTTTCTCCTTCTATACGTCGAAACAAAGCGTTGACTCGCGCTGTTAGAACCTTAGGGCTAAAAGGCTTTGTGACATATTCGTCGGCGCCAATTTCAAAGGCAAACAGCTGATCCACTTCTTCCCCTTTCGCTGTAAGCATGATGATAGGAATATTACTTTTTTTCCTAACTTCTCTACACACCGTCCAGCCATCATGTTCTGGCATCATAACATCTAAAATAACTAAATCGATATGTTCCTGTGCCAAAAATTCTAGTGCGACACGTCCATTATCAGCTTCCAATGTGCTGTATCCTTCGCGCACTAAAAAATCAGCTATCAATTTTCTAATACGTACTTCATCATCAACAATTAAAATTGTTTTTTGCAAGAGGTCAACCTCCTTATTTACTATGGGGCTTAATTAGTTCTATTTTAGAATAAAGACTATCAAGTAAGATGTCAATGAATAGCTATATCTATAAGGTTTTGTAACAAAACTGTAACAATTATCCTTCATAATTAAAATCAGGTAATTAGTAGGTAAAATAAGGATGAAAGTAAGAAAGCGGTGATATTATGATTTGGCAGAAAATAAAGCAATATAAAAAATCAATTATATTTGTTGTCCTTTTAGCATGTCTAGGGGGTGGTGGTGCATTATACTACAAAAAAAGCAGCACTCCTGTCGTTACAGGAACTAGGGTGACCATCGGGCGGGGGAATGTAATAGAAGCTATTTCTGCAACGGGAACTATTTCCGCAGTGAATTCAGTCGATATTAGCTCTCGGGTAACAGGACTGATTAGTGAAGTAAGAGTAAAAGAAAATGATATGGTCAAAAAGGGGCAGGTATTGGTTGTGCTGGATGACACTACGATCAAAGCACAAATTGCTCAATATCAAGCCCAAATGGAAAATTATGCAGCTACTTATGAGCGTAGTAAAAAATTAGCAGCTATTGGTGCGGAGGCATTGCAGCAACTAGACACGGATCGTACCAATTACCTAGTAGCCCAATCTACATATAATAGCAATGCATCCCAGTTAGGATATTATGTGATTACAGCACCAATTGACGGCATGGTAATTGGGACACCTACACCTGCGGGGCAGACCGTAGCTCAAGGGATTTCTACTCCCCAGGTCATCATGACTATCGCGGATATGTCAAAAATGCAAATTAAGGTTTTAGTGGATGAATCGGATATTGGTCGCGTGAAGATGGGGCAAGAGGTTTCTTTCACTGTGGATTCTTATACTACGCAAACCTTTACGGGAAAAGTAACACGTATTTCGCGGAGCGCAACTACCTCGTCTAACGTTGTATATTACCCAGTCTATGTCGACGTGGACTCTGCAGAAAATCTGTTATACCCAACGATGACTGCGAGAGTAACAATAAAAGCTGGAGAGAGCAAGAATGTATTGGTTGCCCCCTTAGCCGCTGTTAAGGAAGAAAAGGGACAAAAATACGTACAATTAGTAGTAAATGGTGCACAACAGAACACGCCAGTCAGTATTGGCTTGAGTGATGATGAAAAGGTAGAAATACGCAGTGGATTAAATGAAGGTGATGTCATTGTATTACCAGTAGCTAAAGCACGTACAACGACCACTACTCAACAAAATCAAGGGCCACCACCTCCAATATAAAGTGAGGAGAATAATATGACAATTCATTTAGAAAATGTCACAAAAGTCTATTCTATGGGAGATACGATAGTACATGCATTGGCGGGGGTTAATTTAAAAATTGCTCATGGAGAATTGACGGCTATTATGGGCCCGTCAGGATCAGGAAAATCAACATTAATGAACATCTTAGGATGTCTTGATATTCCTAGTAGTGGGTCTTATCGAATCGACGGGCAAGAAGTTGCAAAACTTAACGGTGACGAACTGGCAGCCACCCGCAACAAGAAGATTGGTTTTGTATTTCAAAACTTCAATCTTTTGCCTCGAATGTCGGCTTTGCAAAATGTTGAGCTACCTATGGTTTATGCTGGTGTGGATAAAAAGGTACGAATGGAAACGGCGACTCAAGCACTTGCTATGGTTGGTCTAGAAGAACGTAAAGATCACCGACCGAATGAATTGTCGGGCGGTCAAAGACAACGGGTGGCAATTGCCAGGTCTCTAGTTAATAATCCAGCAATTATTATGGCTGATGAACCTACGGGTAATTTAGACACAAAATCGGGTAATGAAATTATGGAGATTTTTTGTAATCTTAACAGCCAAGGGCGAACGATTATCTTAGTTACCCATGAACCTGAAATTGCTGCATTCACACGCCGGATCCTTCATGTCCGGGATGGCAAAATTGTTCGTGATGAAAAGGGGGAGGAGGCGAGAGTATGTTCTGGGAAAGCGTTTTAATTGCTTTTGAAGGGCTGAAAGCCAATAAGCTTCGCGCCATCCTTACTATGCTCGGAATTATCATTGGTGTAGGTGCTGTTGTTGCCATGGTATCCCTTGGGCTCGGAGTGCAGCAAAAGGTGCAAAATTCCATTGCAGGCTTAGGGAGCAATCTTCTTATCGTTACGCCAGGATCGAATTCACCTTCAGGGGGAGTGCGTTTGGCGGCTGGATCGAATATCACGTTAACAAAGCAAGATGGGAAAGCCATTAGTCAACAAGTAAGTGGAGTAAATGCTGTAGCACCTGCTGTTAGTCAACAATTCCAAATTATTTATGGAAATCAAAACTGGAAAACCAGTGTCCAGGGTACTACTCCCGAATTTTTAGCGATACGCAATTTTGAGGTTGCATCCGGGACGTTTTTTAGTACAAGTGACGAAGATACACGGGCACGAGTTGCTGTAATTGGTGAGACAGTAGCCACCAATTTATTTGGAGGGGTTAGTCCTGTAGGGCAGACGATACGCATCGGTCAGGCCCCTTTTCGCGTAATCGGTGTACTAGGCAGTAAGGGGCAGTCATCTATGGGCTCTGATCAGGATGATGTGATCATTGTACCTTTAACCACAGCGCAAGAGCGTCTTATGGGTATATCCTATGTACACAATATTAATATACAGGTTGAGAATGATGAAATTATGGATAAAGTGCAAGAAGACGTTGCTACATTACTCAGATCGCGTCATCACTTAGCTCAAAATACTACAGATGATTTTACAGTTCGTAATTTAACATCACTTATGACCACCATGAAAGAGACAACTGGGACCCTTACCTTATTTTTGGGAAGTGTTGCAGCAATTTCATTGCTAGTTGGTGGTATTGGTATTATGAATATCATGTTAGTTTCTGTAACAGAGCGGACTCGTGAAATAGGCATACGTAAAGCCCTGGGCGCAACTTATAAAAATATCTTGCTGCAATTTATCATAGAAGCCGTAGTGATTGGTGTCACCGGAGGATTATTAGGTATTTTTCTTGGCGTAGTAGGAGCTCGTATCGTTTCTCTGGTAGCAGGTTGGAATACAGTAATTTCTTACATTGCTATCTTTGGCGCATTTACTATTTCTGTTATGATTGGATTGTTTTTCGGAATTTATCCTGCTCGTAAGGCTGCATTACTAGATCCTATTGATGCATTACGATATGAATAAATAATATTAGTCTAAAGTATGAAAAAATCTCTTGTAGAATAATCTACAAGAGATTTTTTTACGGAATCAGAAAGTATAACACTTCCTTGATTCCAAGTAAGAACGACTAAGGCTTCTGCCTGCGTCTGAGGACTGCCCTAAGCCAAGTCTTTTCTTATGCTGATTTAGCTTCTTCCTACAGAGTGGTAAGTTGCTGGATGGTAAGCATCACCAATTCCTCGTATAGCGACGATTGTCCAGTCGCCATCTCCATCCCTTTCTAGATCTACTTTGAATCGCTGTCCAGTTTCATTTTTTATTACTTGAACAGTGGCTTGATTATTCGATTG includes:
- a CDS encoding LysR family transcriptional regulator, which codes for MDIRELEYFVTVSELQNFTIAANRLHVSQPAISKSIHRLEEELGFQLLNRTQKKVLLTEEGAVFLDLAKDILARIIAAQNTMTEYKNLTRGTFRIAVPPLLGAYVFPELFAAFKKNYPSLDMAVIEDGSSTAVDLVKREEVHVGLVILPPTLTDLDSHLITSQEIVVCLPTDHPLSQEPFLTFEQLKNEPIILYNEGFVLRSIILKEYAKHNITPQVALSTNQFQTIKALVAKGVGISFLPKNSIKVVNHVTKIPLHPHLFLDMGLIWKPDKILPLACKAFIDFVNQFDPNENAK
- a CDS encoding fumarylacetoacetate hydrolase family protein, which encodes MGKEVAYNEIESTLEGRYALNTTSENVGVLLSGSQKIVRYQDKEKNIFYGVVEGDTIFQLVSNFAEIASGIVTYDGTEVLLSDVTILIPVEPSKVVNFGWTYAGHAKETGGTANLKEPFLFLKPQSALIADQETICLPPLDMTNRVELEGELAVVIGKSGKNIKEEDALSYVFGYTVFNDVTARDLTKTDPQFTRGKGFDTFGPIGPCVVTAIDPTNLRIVTTLNGKVVQDGNTNQMSLSIPFLISWISKVMTLEPGDVLALGSPSGSCPMKSGDVVTVEVEKIGKLTNYVK
- a CDS encoding CBO0543 family protein, which translates into the protein MWYILFFRIFLVFGFLLAVWKWGDWKNRENYYSTVLFIMVINLGASFLTYHHILWNYQPDALVKTQTTVELINSYVILPSATFIYLSNFPFNRKGRSNGYIALWILLFSSLELIDNVIGGMSYKNNWSWFCSSILDFAMFPIIRLHYESPLRAWIICLLITIIVLIVFDFSSAEMK
- a CDS encoding NADH peroxidase, which codes for MKKYVCIICGYVHEGEEPPDKCPVCKANKDQFKEMTGDLAWADEHRIGIARNIPPELMDGLRANFLGECTEVGMYLAMSRQADRQGYPEVAEAYKRIAYEEAEHAAKFAELLGEVVVADTKANLSARVEAEYGACEGKKKLAVLAKEKNLDAIHDTVHEMCKDEARHGCAFKGLLDRYFK
- a CDS encoding DUF1540 domain-containing protein, with the translated sequence MVKISCEVTNCSHNKTGVCYANCVDIVGSSALKDYDTCCGSFLNKLHYAELTNNTLSSGSCDCLKCTVENCSFNSNHLCTLGNIKVSGDHAEYHTQTECDSFKLTK
- a CDS encoding HAMP domain-containing sensor histidine kinase, translated to MTLSIRKKLFIILSGLILFFVLMSLGLTRIGLEKFYLWQKKDVLITNSTDLDNLYQGNPQEISFELERVSNTLGAGILIFTKEGYIKYSSFGPIINQELHKHFSDPPNPDKAPPRFPHQPPPLIKDREVIDNRTILEIEQDPDLKIDFLVIRRQMLKEDLLLIKQPLSLVSESVAVAAQFIIFTGILSILAGCIWAFFFAKRFTHPILELNRIAQSMSQLDFSQKCTINRTDEIGELGKNINHLSNQLDTAISELSKKNQQLLADVEKERKLDTMRKNFVSNVSHELKTPLSLILGYAEGLKENIAQDEASKNYYCSVIMDEAERMDALVKDLLNLSQIESGFFKLTKTDFNLSLLLQDMVQKYLTILTEKEITLEINLENNYLVNGDELRIEQVFLNLFTNAIDHTTNQKVIKIVVKGTENGYRIFVYNSGQPIPEESLEKIWTSFYKVDKARTREHGRYGLGLSIVRAIQEQHGNDYGVENRPDGVEFWFDLTKAKNI
- a CDS encoding response regulator transcription factor, which codes for MQKTILIVDDEVRIRKLIADFLVREGYSTLEADNGRVALEFLAQEHIDLVILDVMMPEHDGWTVCREVRKKSNIPIIMLTAKGEEVDQLFAFEIGADEYVTKPFSPKVLTARVNALFRRIEGEKATEYNGLQINTTARQVSIDDQSLDLSPKEYDLIAYLTENSGKALSRQQILNQVWSYDYFGDLRTVDTHINRLRTKLGEKSTLVQTIRGYGYRFEVEK
- a CDS encoding efflux RND transporter periplasmic adaptor subunit; this translates as MIWQKIKQYKKSIIFVVLLACLGGGGALYYKKSSTPVVTGTRVTIGRGNVIEAISATGTISAVNSVDISSRVTGLISEVRVKENDMVKKGQVLVVLDDTTIKAQIAQYQAQMENYAATYERSKKLAAIGAEALQQLDTDRTNYLVAQSTYNSNASQLGYYVITAPIDGMVIGTPTPAGQTVAQGISTPQVIMTIADMSKMQIKVLVDESDIGRVKMGQEVSFTVDSYTTQTFTGKVTRISRSATTSSNVVYYPVYVDVDSAENLLYPTMTARVTIKAGESKNVLVAPLAAVKEEKGQKYVQLVVNGAQQNTPVSIGLSDDEKVEIRSGLNEGDVIVLPVAKARTTTTTQQNQGPPPPI
- a CDS encoding ABC transporter ATP-binding protein, with the translated sequence MTIHLENVTKVYSMGDTIVHALAGVNLKIAHGELTAIMGPSGSGKSTLMNILGCLDIPSSGSYRIDGQEVAKLNGDELAATRNKKIGFVFQNFNLLPRMSALQNVELPMVYAGVDKKVRMETATQALAMVGLEERKDHRPNELSGGQRQRVAIARSLVNNPAIIMADEPTGNLDTKSGNEIMEIFCNLNSQGRTIILVTHEPEIAAFTRRILHVRDGKIVRDEKGEEARVCSGKAF
- a CDS encoding ABC transporter permease; the protein is MFWESVLIAFEGLKANKLRAILTMLGIIIGVGAVVAMVSLGLGVQQKVQNSIAGLGSNLLIVTPGSNSPSGGVRLAAGSNITLTKQDGKAISQQVSGVNAVAPAVSQQFQIIYGNQNWKTSVQGTTPEFLAIRNFEVASGTFFSTSDEDTRARVAVIGETVATNLFGGVSPVGQTIRIGQAPFRVIGVLGSKGQSSMGSDQDDVIIVPLTTAQERLMGISYVHNINIQVENDEIMDKVQEDVATLLRSRHHLAQNTTDDFTVRNLTSLMTTMKETTGTLTLFLGSVAAISLLVGGIGIMNIMLVSVTERTREIGIRKALGATYKNILLQFIIEAVVIGVTGGLLGIFLGVVGARIVSLVAGWNTVISYIAIFGAFTISVMIGLFFGIYPARKAALLDPIDALRYE